One genomic region from Gemmatimonadaceae bacterium encodes:
- a CDS encoding septal ring lytic transglycosylase RlpA family protein: protein TNPFVSCHAPNLSKRGASIKPGALQIILREFGISDTAQRYMDAFLRSPQFRAAANSYGRRQSLVGFEETGMAVEAAGNQPRMCDGSRSRDTDVYAAAYNLPCRTKIRVTTMSSSVVLDVLDRSGSAEDWSAIKMALSPAAMRSLGLVGKGEISYTILGLPE from the coding sequence CGACCAATCCCTTTGTCTCGTGCCATGCTCCCAATCTCTCAAAGCGGGGAGCCTCCATCAAACCCGGGGCGCTTCAGATTATCCTTCGCGAGTTCGGCATTTCAGATACGGCGCAGCGCTACATGGATGCCTTTCTTCGCAGCCCGCAGTTCCGCGCCGCGGCCAATTCATACGGCCGTAGACAGTCTCTCGTCGGCTTTGAAGAGACGGGGATGGCCGTCGAGGCGGCGGGAAACCAGCCTCGCATGTGCGACGGTTCTCGCTCACGGGATACCGATGTCTACGCGGCCGCATACAACCTTCCGTGCCGCACCAAAATTCGGGTCACGACGATGTCGTCCAGCGTAGTGTTGGACGTTCTTGACCGGTCCGGCTCCGCTGAGGATTGGAGCGCCATAAAAATGGCGCTCTCGCCAGCGGCCATGCGGTCGCTCGGCTTGGTGGGAAAGGGTGAGATTTCGTACACGATTCTTGGACTTCCCGAGTAG
- a CDS encoding AraC family transcriptional regulator, which yields MSIALHNAVVLENANGVIARELARLLHGWAHVRLLTSHDHAAEAPAYIYAERCGDSAAPFDVSTSSGSPLPAAASFALYAHGEWISTTAHGGAPRLVISRPKDRLALLAGLARSFQNPKHSGTRNPAVHELHRDVADVLIGYDLRATEAQFATRLGVNPSTLGRWFKSVGPLTFGRLSLWLRMTAVVDRLTVHQQTVEAATHALGFSATSNVQRTFRTLCGFSIGEVKTPLGRRRFAQQLEAAMYGRASRAR from the coding sequence ATGAGTATTGCCTTGCACAACGCCGTCGTGCTCGAAAACGCGAACGGAGTCATTGCCCGTGAGCTTGCGAGACTGCTGCACGGATGGGCTCACGTGAGACTTCTGACCTCACATGACCACGCGGCGGAAGCGCCTGCCTACATATATGCTGAGCGCTGCGGGGACAGCGCAGCGCCATTTGACGTGAGTACCTCCAGTGGTTCGCCACTACCTGCGGCTGCATCATTTGCGCTTTACGCTCATGGCGAGTGGATCTCGACAACCGCTCACGGCGGCGCACCGCGACTAGTCATCAGTCGCCCGAAGGATCGCCTCGCGCTTCTGGCAGGATTGGCGCGGTCGTTTCAGAATCCAAAGCATTCTGGCACGCGAAACCCTGCCGTGCACGAGTTGCACCGGGATGTTGCGGACGTCCTGATTGGCTACGACTTACGCGCGACTGAAGCGCAATTCGCCACTCGCCTCGGTGTAAACCCGTCGACGTTGGGGCGCTGGTTCAAGTCGGTCGGCCCGCTGACATTTGGGCGACTCTCGCTGTGGCTTCGAATGACTGCCGTGGTGGATCGGTTGACCGTGCATCAACAGACGGTCGAGGCGGCGACGCATGCGTTGGGCTTTTCCGCGACCTCAAATGTCCAGCGCACATTTCGTACGCTATGCGGATTCAGCATCGGGGAAGTCAAGACACCGCTTGGACGGCGCCGGTTCGCGCAACAGCTCGAGGCAGCGATGTATGGACGCGCGAGCCGCGCGCGATAG